A window of Ignavibacterium sp. contains these coding sequences:
- the feoB gene encoding ferrous iron transport protein B has product MNIDVAKRIPLITLVGPPNSGKTTLFNYLSGKNFKTVNYPGSTVEYYTCKIQDKYNIEANLLDSPGIISLNPNSPDEEVTVNSLYNHPEFGVPDLVIATADSSQLSRHLLLTKQLLTAGFRVILVLTMRDLLEKKGLKVNTDKLSKLLRCDVVTVNGRTGVGIDDLILKIEKNLKGVTNNHFQPYTLSNELSKENLITLYSEIEDLTRAVIEPIETPDLEKINKELKILNPVLTEPSLQPDLFTLKLDRILLHRRYGLLFFFLIMTTMFTSIFWLADPFMTMVDDFFSYMAQTSSELLGNTWYSHLISDGLISGTGSVLVFLPQILILFLILGLLEDTGYLARGAMMIDKPLSKIGLNGKSFVPMLSGFACAIPAMLAARTISNKRERLLTIFIIPLMSCSARLPVYVLLVAFLTPSDKPWFGGILLASIYLFSIISSIIVASLINKFSKKLIKAEDNSSFILELPAYRIPKLKVVLKNSYINALHYIKRAGPIILLLSLIIWFLTYMPNHSPQIDATGLNQEEIIQLEKSERLATSYAAELGKFIQPIMAPLGMDWRIGVSLIAAFAAREVFVSSLALIFRVTDDENIQSSLLTAMQTATNQETGEPLFTTATVIGLVVFFVFALQCISTIAVSRKETGGWRIPILQLIIFTSTAYLFTLITVNGLRLLGIN; this is encoded by the coding sequence ATGAACATTGATGTTGCTAAGCGAATTCCTCTGATAACTCTTGTCGGTCCTCCTAACTCTGGTAAAACTACTCTATTCAATTACCTTAGTGGTAAAAATTTTAAAACTGTAAATTATCCCGGCTCAACAGTAGAATATTATACATGCAAAATTCAGGATAAATATAATATTGAAGCCAATCTTCTCGACTCTCCCGGAATTATTTCACTCAACCCAAATTCACCTGATGAAGAAGTTACAGTTAATTCTTTATATAATCATCCGGAATTTGGTGTCCCTGATTTAGTAATTGCCACTGCTGATTCAAGCCAGCTATCACGTCATTTACTTTTAACAAAACAATTGTTGACTGCTGGGTTTCGGGTTATACTAGTTCTTACAATGCGAGACTTACTAGAAAAAAAAGGATTAAAAGTAAATACCGATAAACTATCTAAACTTCTTCGTTGTGATGTTGTAACAGTAAACGGTAGAACCGGTGTTGGCATTGATGATTTGATTCTTAAAATAGAAAAAAATCTAAAAGGAGTTACGAATAATCATTTTCAACCTTATACACTTTCAAATGAATTAAGCAAAGAAAATTTAATCACTCTTTACTCAGAGATTGAAGATTTAACACGTGCAGTAATTGAACCAATCGAAACTCCTGACCTGGAAAAGATTAATAAAGAATTGAAAATACTTAATCCGGTTTTAACAGAGCCAAGTTTGCAGCCGGATTTATTCACATTAAAACTTGATCGAATTCTTTTACACAGAAGATACGGATTATTATTTTTCTTCCTTATAATGACTACCATGTTTACATCCATCTTCTGGCTCGCTGATCCTTTCATGACAATGGTTGATGATTTCTTTTCCTATATGGCACAAACTTCTTCAGAACTTTTAGGTAATACATGGTATTCTCATCTAATTAGTGATGGTTTGATAAGTGGTACCGGTTCTGTGTTAGTTTTTCTTCCTCAGATTTTAATTCTATTTCTAATTCTCGGTTTGCTTGAAGATACAGGTTACCTTGCACGAGGTGCAATGATGATTGACAAACCGTTATCCAAAATCGGATTAAATGGAAAATCATTTGTGCCTATGCTATCCGGCTTTGCTTGTGCAATTCCTGCGATGCTTGCTGCCAGAACAATTTCAAATAAGCGTGAAAGATTGTTAACAATTTTTATTATTCCGCTAATGAGTTGTAGTGCGAGATTGCCAGTATATGTTTTGTTAGTTGCATTCTTAACTCCATCTGATAAACCTTGGTTTGGTGGAATACTGCTTGCTTCAATTTATCTGTTTAGTATAATTAGCTCAATTATTGTTGCATCATTGATAAATAAATTCAGTAAGAAGCTCATAAAAGCTGAAGATAATTCTTCTTTCATACTTGAGTTACCAGCTTACAGAATTCCTAAACTTAAAGTTGTGTTGAAAAATTCTTACATCAATGCATTGCATTATATTAAAAGAGCCGGACCAATTATTCTGTTACTTTCGTTGATAATCTGGTTTTTAACATATATGCCTAATCATTCTCCTCAGATTGATGCGACTGGATTAAACCAAGAAGAAATTATTCAATTAGAAAAATCGGAAAGATTGGCAACATCATATGCTGCGGAGCTTGGAAAATTCATTCAACCAATTATGGCCCCGTTAGGTATGGATTGGAGAATCGGTGTTTCGTTAATTGCAGCTTTTGCAGCACGAGAGGTTTTCGTTTCATCACTTGCTTTGATTTTCAGAGTTACAGATGATGAGAATATTCAATCATCACTATTAACTGCAATGCAAACGGCTACTAATCAGGAAACAGGTGAACCATTATTTACTACTGCAACGGTAATCGGACTTGTGGTTTTCTTTGTATTTGCTTTGCAATGTATTTCTACAATTGCAGTTTCAAGAAAAGAAACCGGTGGTTGGAGAATTCCGATTCTTCAATTAATAATTTTTACTTCAACAGCTTATTTGTTTACATTAATTACAGTGAATGGACTAAGATTGTTAGGCATTAATTAG
- a CDS encoding C69 family dipeptidase, with the protein MKSLLLIFFLSAYTLISFPQHLQTKKEIKPDWEDGYPEGCTTITVGKLASFDGSVMTSHTDDSHRTRSEFDIVPPKTFKPGTLKTLYKRVPDNSKKMPAYKFVETGKIPEVEKTFGYINTAYPCINTEQLAIGESTFGGRPELVSDKGLIDCTQLVTLMVERCSTARDAIKMAGELLGKYGWNDEGECLTIADPNEVWMFEVVGPGKDKVGAVWVAQRVPDDHISVNANASRIRQIDTTDTNNFMYSENVFSVALENGWWNPNLGPFEFCYAYADRNSLAARRREWRVFDLVAPSLKLDPNSENYPFSVKPDKPVTLEKMVEIFSDYYEGTDFDMTKNLTVTDDSGRTIISPLANPQMPYDMNKLLKINGGWGWRGERTIARWYTMYATIIQCRSWLPNEIGGLVWLAWDNVATSIYTPHYCSITKVPETSSTPGRENGFTKKSAWWAFNAMSSLAHQRWGDMRKDVRAVWDPWQKELFDNQNAFEQKALELLKKDKKQAIKFITDYCYDWQVKVVDRCWLLFEELMTKYDELY; encoded by the coding sequence ATGAAATCATTATTATTAATATTTTTTTTATCAGCATATACTTTAATTTCTTTTCCACAACACCTTCAAACTAAAAAAGAAATAAAGCCCGACTGGGAAGATGGATATCCTGAAGGTTGTACGACAATTACAGTTGGAAAGCTCGCCAGCTTTGATGGAAGTGTTATGACATCTCATACTGATGACAGCCACAGAACCAGAAGCGAATTTGACATCGTGCCTCCAAAAACATTTAAACCAGGTACATTGAAAACTCTCTACAAAAGAGTTCCGGATAATTCTAAAAAAATGCCTGCCTATAAGTTTGTTGAAACCGGAAAAATTCCTGAAGTTGAAAAAACCTTTGGATATATTAATACTGCTTATCCTTGTATAAATACCGAGCAACTTGCAATCGGAGAATCAACATTTGGTGGAAGACCGGAACTTGTTTCTGATAAGGGATTGATTGATTGCACTCAGCTTGTTACACTTATGGTTGAACGATGCTCAACTGCAAGAGATGCGATAAAAATGGCTGGAGAACTTTTAGGGAAATATGGTTGGAATGATGAAGGTGAGTGTCTCACAATTGCAGATCCAAATGAAGTCTGGATGTTCGAAGTGGTTGGTCCGGGTAAAGATAAAGTTGGAGCAGTTTGGGTTGCACAAAGAGTACCTGATGATCATATTTCAGTAAATGCTAATGCAAGTCGTATCAGACAAATTGATACAACCGATACAAACAATTTTATGTACTCAGAGAATGTATTTTCAGTTGCTTTAGAAAATGGTTGGTGGAACCCCAATCTTGGACCGTTTGAATTTTGTTATGCTTATGCTGATAGAAATTCACTTGCAGCCAGAAGAAGAGAATGGAGAGTATTTGATTTAGTTGCTCCATCTCTAAAACTTGATCCAAATTCTGAAAATTACCCATTCTCAGTCAAACCTGATAAACCTGTCACTCTGGAAAAGATGGTTGAAATTTTTTCAGACTATTATGAAGGAACTGACTTCGATATGACAAAGAATCTTACTGTGACTGATGACAGCGGAAGAACAATTATTTCACCATTGGCAAATCCACAAATGCCCTATGATATGAATAAGTTATTAAAAATAAACGGTGGATGGGGCTGGAGAGGAGAAAGAACAATAGCGCGATGGTATACAATGTATGCAACTATTATTCAATGCAGAAGTTGGTTACCAAATGAAATAGGTGGTCTTGTATGGCTTGCGTGGGATAATGTTGCAACTTCAATCTACACACCTCATTATTGCAGTATAACCAAAGTGCCCGAGACATCTTCTACACCGGGAAGAGAAAATGGATTTACAAAAAAATCTGCCTGGTGGGCATTTAATGCAATGAGTTCTCTTGCCCATCAGCGTTGGGGCGATATGAGAAAAGATGTTCGTGCTGTTTGGGATCCCTGGCAAAAAGAATTGTTTGATAATCAAAATGCATTTGAACAGAAAGCTTTGGAACTACTTAAGAAGGATAAGAAACAAGCAATAAAATTTATTACGGACTATTGTTACGACTGGCAGGTAAAAGTGGTAGATCGCTGCTGGTTATTATTTGAAGAACTGATGACTAAATACGACGAATTATATTGA
- a CDS encoding MBL fold metallo-hydrolase, with protein MKKTKYPLSWSKKDFSIKIFCSIPNIATGILVRAGDANIVIDPGDGILRDLNKELTVEQIKSISDVFVTHGHHDHVGGVWSLLTYLRVMNKKTPLTIYYPKGCIEIEHIHNAFVKVYQDSLPYIIKLKEIDGKSVVTSKKVRIKPFEVIHKEILNDGRGKRQVPALGYNFSYNKMKICYGGDTAYCETLVRSAKGADLAIIEAGHGEEESDDMHMSFKEAKSIGETAKEYFLVHVPE; from the coding sequence ATGAAAAAAACGAAGTATCCTTTAAGCTGGTCCAAAAAAGATTTTTCAATTAAAATCTTTTGTTCTATCCCGAATATTGCTACAGGAATTTTAGTACGTGCAGGCGACGCAAATATTGTTATTGATCCCGGAGATGGAATTTTGCGAGACCTGAATAAAGAGTTAACAGTTGAACAGATAAAATCTATCTCAGATGTTTTCGTAACACACGGACATCACGATCATGTCGGTGGTGTTTGGTCTTTGCTCACTTACCTCCGTGTAATGAATAAAAAAACTCCGCTGACAATTTACTATCCCAAAGGTTGTATTGAGATCGAACATATTCATAACGCATTTGTAAAAGTCTATCAGGATTCACTTCCTTACATTATCAAACTTAAAGAAATAGATGGTAAATCTGTTGTTACAAGTAAAAAAGTTCGTATTAAACCATTTGAAGTGATTCATAAAGAAATTTTGAATGATGGTAGAGGAAAAAGACAAGTGCCAGCGTTGGGATATAATTTTTCTTATAACAAGATGAAAATCTGTTATGGTGGTGATACTGCTTATTGCGAAACTTTAGTGCGAAGTGCTAAAGGTGCTGATCTCGCAATTATCGAAGCCGGTCACGGTGAAGAAGAATCAGACGATATGCATATGTCTTTCAAAGAAGCAAAATCAATTGGCGAAACCGCAAAAGAATATTTTTTAGTTCATGTTCCCGAATAA
- a CDS encoding M28 family peptidase — MKKLVLIIFASLQVASFSQVVDSPEITKEEIYQHIKYLASDELEGRFTGTEQCRIAAEYIAKEFEKAGLQPAFNGSYIQEFPFISDIKLGDNFCELINEEKISLKVNNDFTPLPFSDNLTVEGKLIFAGFGISSKENNYDDYENIDVKDKIVIVFRNHPDINTPHSPLEQFAGLRYKATVARDKGAAGIIFVNTSDKKDDDQLFKLVYDGAAKVKGISVIQIKRDVLQKLLSKIKLDAEELEKQITENKKPISFELNTTAKIKTEVIEVESISWNVGGLLKANDEKLSDEYLAIGAHFDHLGWGKQNSLYQGEPAIHNGADDNASGTTGVLELSEKFAFEKNNLKRSIFFFAFSGEELGLLGSNYLVNHFPVPTEKVVSMINMDMIGRLKDSSLIVYGTGTSSNWKNTLNDKNSFGFKLTFNDEGFGPSDHSSFYGKKIPVLFFFTGTHSDYHKPSDDYDKINSDGQEKILKYIHSVATEIINSENKPDYLAVERKDSGRMTASRVWVGTIPDFAGDVDGYKLGGVTEGSPAALAGLKAGDIITKFGDKKISNIYDFTYAIGNYKPGDKVKVLIKRADQELEVELELKAR, encoded by the coding sequence ATGAAAAAATTAGTTTTAATAATTTTTGCATCACTGCAAGTTGCTTCTTTCTCTCAGGTTGTTGACTCACCTGAAATTACAAAAGAAGAAATCTATCAACACATAAAATATCTTGCTTCGGATGAATTGGAAGGAAGATTTACAGGTACTGAACAATGTCGTATTGCTGCAGAATATATTGCAAAGGAATTTGAAAAAGCCGGACTTCAACCAGCTTTCAACGGAAGCTACATTCAGGAATTTCCTTTTATCTCTGATATCAAATTAGGAGATAATTTTTGTGAGTTGATTAATGAAGAAAAAATTTCATTAAAAGTTAATAATGATTTCACTCCACTTCCCTTTTCCGATAACCTGACAGTTGAAGGTAAACTAATTTTTGCAGGATTTGGAATTTCTTCAAAAGAAAATAATTATGATGATTATGAAAACATTGATGTAAAAGACAAGATTGTGATTGTTTTCCGAAATCATCCGGATATAAATACTCCACATTCTCCGCTTGAACAATTTGCCGGCTTAAGATACAAAGCAACTGTTGCAAGAGATAAAGGTGCAGCAGGAATAATTTTCGTAAATACTTCTGACAAAAAAGATGATGATCAATTATTCAAACTTGTTTATGATGGAGCTGCAAAAGTAAAAGGAATTTCAGTAATACAAATTAAAAGAGATGTTCTGCAGAAACTTTTATCAAAAATTAAGCTTGATGCAGAAGAACTTGAAAAGCAGATAACAGAAAATAAGAAACCAATTTCATTTGAACTTAACACCACTGCAAAGATTAAGACAGAAGTTATTGAAGTTGAAAGCATTAGCTGGAATGTTGGCGGTTTATTAAAAGCTAACGATGAAAAATTATCTGATGAGTATCTTGCCATCGGTGCTCATTTCGATCATCTTGGTTGGGGAAAACAAAATTCACTTTATCAGGGTGAACCGGCTATTCATAATGGTGCTGATGATAATGCATCAGGCACAACCGGTGTGCTTGAGCTTTCTGAAAAATTTGCTTTTGAAAAAAATAATTTGAAGCGAAGTATTTTCTTCTTTGCATTTTCAGGTGAAGAACTTGGATTACTCGGTTCCAATTATCTTGTAAATCACTTTCCTGTTCCTACTGAGAAAGTAGTTTCAATGATAAATATGGATATGATTGGAAGATTGAAAGATAGCTCACTGATAGTTTATGGAACCGGAACATCTTCTAACTGGAAAAATACTTTAAATGATAAAAATTCATTTGGATTCAAATTGACTTTTAATGATGAAGGATTTGGTCCAAGCGATCATTCATCATTTTATGGTAAGAAAATACCTGTTTTATTTTTCTTTACCGGAACACATTCTGACTACCATAAACCAAGCGATGATTATGATAAAATAAATTCCGATGGTCAGGAAAAAATTCTTAAATACATTCACTCAGTTGCAACCGAAATAATTAACTCAGAAAACAAACCGGATTATCTCGCAGTTGAAAGAAAGGATTCCGGCAGAATGACTGCATCAAGAGTTTGGGTTGGAACTATTCCTGATTTTGCTGGTGATGTAGATGGTTATAAACTTGGTGGTGTTACTGAAGGCAGCCCGGCTGCTCTGGCTGGTCTGAAAGCCGGTGATATAATTACAAAATTTGGTGATAAGAAAATTTCCAACATCTATGATTTTACTTATGCGATTGGGAATTATAAACCAGGCGATAAAGTAAAAGTCTTAATTAAACGAGCTGACCAGGAGCTTGAAGTAGAACTTGAATTAAAAGCAAGGTAA
- a CDS encoding sigma-54 dependent transcriptional regulator: MNAENKILVVDDEIKMLATVREILENEKYSVDEATDGIIALEKIKSNHYDAVILDINLPYKDGLEVLQEIKNIDNDLPVIMFTAFGSNERIIKAMKIGAFDYIDKPFELDDFLFIIKRAIRYSNLISELNSIKHNTSFVSPQINYDDIIGSSYKMKQIYKLIGRAAPTDVTVLIEGESGTGKEIIADTIQRHSLRANKPYIKINCAAIPDTLLESELFGYEKGAFTDATNKKIGRFELANGGTIFLDEINNMSLALQTKLLRFLQHKTFERVGGNETISVDVRIISATNKNIEEEVKLGNFREDLFYRLNIMHIKIPPLREHKEDIPLLVEHFIQKHCHKKNLTISDSALELLMNHTWQGNIRELENVIQRALIVAQGSVISKEDIAIPLNDEYKVSTHKFSNEENFNLHEAIANLEKELIIKVLNKTNGNKSKAAELLGINRRQLFTKLHQYNLFSSVISDMKE, encoded by the coding sequence ATGAATGCTGAGAATAAAATTTTGGTTGTAGATGATGAAATTAAAATGCTTGCAACAGTCCGAGAAATTCTGGAAAATGAAAAATATTCTGTTGATGAAGCAACAGATGGAATCATCGCTTTGGAAAAAATTAAATCTAATCACTACGATGCCGTAATTCTGGATATTAATTTGCCTTATAAAGATGGACTGGAAGTATTACAAGAAATTAAGAACATCGATAATGATTTACCTGTAATTATGTTCACCGCCTTTGGTTCAAATGAAAGAATAATTAAAGCAATGAAAATTGGTGCTTTCGATTATATTGATAAACCTTTTGAACTTGATGATTTTCTTTTCATCATTAAAAGAGCAATCAGATACTCAAATCTCATTAGCGAGTTAAATTCAATAAAACATAACACTTCATTTGTCAGTCCGCAGATAAATTATGACGATATAATCGGTTCTTCATACAAGATGAAGCAAATCTACAAATTGATTGGAAGAGCTGCTCCGACTGATGTTACTGTTCTTATTGAAGGCGAAAGCGGAACTGGTAAAGAAATTATTGCAGATACCATTCAGAGGCATTCACTACGAGCTAACAAACCATATATTAAAATTAATTGTGCTGCAATTCCAGATACTTTGCTCGAAAGCGAATTATTTGGTTATGAAAAAGGTGCATTCACTGACGCCACAAATAAAAAAATCGGAAGATTCGAACTGGCAAATGGAGGAACAATTTTCCTTGATGAAATTAATAATATGAGTCTTGCACTACAAACTAAGTTGCTGAGATTTCTTCAACATAAAACTTTTGAAAGAGTTGGTGGTAACGAAACGATATCTGTTGATGTAAGAATAATTTCGGCTACAAATAAAAATATTGAAGAGGAAGTTAAGCTCGGAAACTTCAGAGAAGATTTGTTTTACAGACTTAATATAATGCATATAAAAATTCCTCCATTAAGGGAACATAAGGAAGATATACCTTTGTTGGTTGAGCATTTTATCCAAAAACATTGTCACAAAAAAAATCTAACAATTTCAGATTCTGCACTTGAATTATTAATGAATCACACCTGGCAAGGGAATATTCGTGAACTTGAAAATGTTATTCAAAGAGCTTTGATTGTTGCGCAGGGTTCCGTCATATCAAAAGAAGATATTGCTATTCCACTCAATGATGAATATAAAGTCTCAACTCATAAATTCTCTAATGAAGAAAATTTTAACCTTCACGAAGCAATCGCAAATTTAGAGAAAGAATTAATAATTAAAGTATTGAATAAAACAAATGGGAATAAATCGAAAGCTGCTGAATTATTGGGAATAAATCGAAGGCAACTTTTCACAAAACTTCATCAGTATAATCTCTTTTCTTCAGTTATTTCAGACATGAAAGAATAA
- a CDS encoding helicase-related protein, protein MVVRQARKKLATSISKIEVRDEFQFNKWLRPPVNKKIEIPKVRTFEDPYLVEFDKLRPPLAVKFKFNFTEPELPQIKFPEFNQKARSYMVFFTIPKQKVIDKSDIFVCNKKAEVQSYEFNLETTVINKSKIYIPEAPKIIQKQFAISLPSLKEMPMLIRQPLIKDYLAEMIPEIIKIDLLDEQSVSFDIDQKNLWQKFEVDKIKTPKIYKIKVPGVENIFNTITSTRIIPIIDLEITPIYDFKTSIDSIPKISKAKFELNKTSTQKINFSQYETKAEVIDVLGSEHSSLSDKIKHILSPIVDLKWEDVVNQLNFLREHEIEGAKFLTEHNFAILADELGIDKKTQLLAAAKFLLRTGNVNSVLCITQDKKLFDSSIGKKFEYDFGWESILLRKFHDLHYTIISPEKENPERQTHLTFLPINKLGSDSFELLKKLRRFDLVILDDMIAGFTSKEVIDQIINKIEPQYFWVTSDIASEGINETLLNEFDFGSKVKFSYLGRNIDSIKSDSETIRKEIWFELDEMQVFEYEEAVNSAKDELIKTFETMNPFKFQSNIFTLIHKLKQILNFSSFRNISSKATHLIEQLVSISRNRRKALIFTQYDENGLKKLDQVLTNNDLKFVMIKNGATIDEIKKSVEDFYNRKEICALITNLKPAKLSIDLSKISYIVNFDQWWNPVINWQNETELKLEQPRNNKIVVYDYYIKNTFEEDLKYFLQTKGLLHKDVFEFVKNEVIADMIPASQWLKFFGHSVTDDESAKELYEELVAFIEQTDLSKFKEMVQLVLNSIGFKEIEILDIKQEPSFYITGFAKKGRYKFELQAKGIMSDKVTLADYEEMLTTQNKEKNSKRLLFANCEIEKIETNRITFIDKYLLANYIQLLGYIYKFLTKRTSVSKSI, encoded by the coding sequence TTGGTTGTAAGACAAGCCAGAAAAAAATTAGCGACCTCAATCTCAAAGATTGAGGTTCGTGATGAATTTCAATTCAACAAATGGCTTCGTCCGCCAGTAAATAAAAAAATAGAAATTCCAAAAGTCCGCACATTTGAAGACCCTTATCTCGTAGAGTTCGATAAACTTCGTCCACCATTGGCTGTAAAATTTAAGTTTAATTTTACTGAGCCAGAATTGCCACAGATTAAGTTTCCGGAATTTAACCAGAAGGCAAGAAGCTATATGGTTTTCTTCACAATTCCGAAACAAAAAGTTATTGATAAAAGCGACATTTTTGTTTGTAATAAAAAAGCTGAAGTCCAATCTTATGAATTCAATTTAGAAACTACGGTAATTAACAAATCAAAAATTTATATTCCGGAAGCACCGAAAATTATTCAAAAGCAGTTTGCTATCTCTTTACCTTCTCTTAAAGAAATGCCGATGCTAATAAGACAGCCGCTGATAAAAGATTATCTGGCTGAGATGATTCCGGAGATAATCAAAATTGATTTACTTGATGAGCAATCTGTTTCCTTTGATATTGATCAGAAAAATTTGTGGCAAAAATTTGAAGTTGATAAAATTAAGACACCCAAAATTTATAAGATCAAAGTCCCAGGCGTTGAAAATATATTCAACACTATTACCTCAACCAGAATTATTCCAATTATTGATTTGGAAATAACACCAATCTATGACTTTAAGACTTCTATAGATTCAATACCAAAAATTTCAAAAGCAAAATTTGAGTTGAATAAAACATCAACTCAAAAAATTAATTTCTCACAATATGAAACTAAAGCAGAAGTAATTGATGTATTAGGTTCTGAGCATAGTTCACTGTCTGATAAAATTAAACATATTTTATCACCAATTGTTGATTTGAAATGGGAAGATGTAGTTAATCAGCTTAACTTCCTGAGAGAACACGAAATTGAAGGTGCTAAGTTTTTAACAGAACATAATTTTGCAATTCTCGCTGATGAACTTGGAATTGATAAAAAGACTCAGTTGTTAGCTGCTGCAAAGTTTCTACTTCGAACAGGAAATGTTAATTCTGTTTTGTGTATTACTCAGGATAAGAAATTATTTGATTCATCTATCGGAAAGAAGTTTGAATATGATTTTGGATGGGAAAGTATTCTGCTAAGAAAATTTCACGATCTTCATTACACTATTATCTCCCCGGAAAAAGAAAATCCTGAAAGACAAACTCACTTAACATTTTTACCCATCAATAAATTAGGCTCAGATTCCTTTGAGCTTCTTAAAAAATTAAGACGATTTGATTTGGTTATTCTGGATGATATGATCGCTGGTTTTACTTCGAAAGAAGTGATAGATCAGATTATTAATAAAATTGAACCACAGTATTTCTGGGTAACATCCGATATTGCCAGTGAAGGAATTAATGAAACCTTGCTGAATGAATTTGATTTCGGAAGCAAAGTTAAGTTCAGTTATCTCGGAAGAAATATTGATTCAATTAAATCAGATTCAGAAACAATAAGAAAAGAAATCTGGTTTGAACTCGATGAAATGCAGGTTTTTGAATATGAAGAAGCAGTTAATTCGGCTAAAGATGAATTGATAAAAACTTTCGAGACGATGAATCCATTTAAATTTCAGTCCAATATTTTTACTTTGATTCATAAACTCAAGCAGATTTTAAATTTCTCATCATTCAGAAACATCAGTTCAAAAGCAACTCACCTGATAGAACAACTTGTATCAATATCCAGAAACAGAAGGAAAGCATTGATCTTTACTCAGTACGATGAAAACGGATTAAAGAAACTGGATCAGGTATTGACAAACAATGATTTGAAATTTGTGATGATTAAAAATGGTGCAACCATTGACGAGATAAAAAAATCTGTAGAAGACTTTTATAACAGAAAAGAAATTTGTGCTCTGATAACGAATCTCAAACCTGCAAAGCTCTCTATTGATTTAAGTAAAATCTCTTACATTGTTAATTTTGATCAATGGTGGAATCCTGTAATAAATTGGCAAAACGAGACCGAGCTCAAACTTGAACAACCAAGGAATAATAAAATAGTTGTATACGACTATTATATTAAAAATACCTTTGAAGAAGATTTAAAATATTTTCTGCAAACAAAAGGATTACTTCACAAAGATGTATTTGAATTTGTAAAGAATGAGGTTATTGCTGATATGATTCCCGCATCTCAATGGTTAAAATTTTTCGGTCATTCGGTTACAGATGATGAAAGTGCTAAAGAATTATATGAAGAGTTAGTTGCATTCATTGAACAAACAGATTTATCAAAGTTTAAAGAAATGGTTCAGCTTGTTTTGAATTCAATCGGCTTTAAGGAAATAGAAATACTGGATATCAAACAAGAACCATCATTTTATATCACTGGTTTTGCTAAGAAGGGAAGATACAAATTTGAACTTCAGGCAAAGGGTATAATGTCTGACAAAGTTACTTTAGCAGATTACGAAGAAATGCTGACTACACAGAATAAAGAAAAGAATTCAAAACGCCTGCTGTTTGCAAATTGTGAAATTGAAAAAATTGAAACAAACAGAATTACATTTATAGACAAATACCTTCTTGCAAATTATATTCAATTGCTTGGATATATTTACAAATTCCTAACAAAGAGAACTTCCGTCAGTAAATCAATATAA
- a CDS encoding FeoA family protein: MKTAAELKHGEKARISDINSDNPSYKRLIEIGFTPGQEIELVNTSVFDDPMAFSIRGTLIAIRRNEADCIILS, encoded by the coding sequence ATGAAAACAGCTGCAGAATTAAAACACGGAGAAAAAGCAAGAATATCTGATATAAATTCAGATAATCCTTCTTACAAGAGATTAATTGAAATTGGATTTACACCTGGACAAGAAATAGAACTTGTGAACACTTCTGTGTTCGATGATCCAATGGCTTTTTCGATCAGAGGAACTTTAATTGCTATAAGAAGAAATGAAGCTGACTGTATAATTTTGTCATGA
- a CDS encoding transcriptional repressor — protein MKNEKAEEIFRKFLKQGKNRITPERFEVLEYALEHEGHFGADDLYIKMKNAKSRVSRATVYNTLELLVQCDLISKRNFGDNITRYESNYKKQTHDHLICVDCGKIVEFSDPRIKKLPEQISDDLGFEFDSYSFNIFARCKNRKNCKNQ, from the coding sequence ATGAAGAACGAAAAAGCTGAAGAAATTTTCCGCAAATTTCTTAAACAGGGCAAAAACAGAATAACACCCGAAAGATTTGAAGTACTTGAATATGCTCTTGAACACGAAGGTCACTTTGGTGCAGATGATCTTTACATTAAAATGAAAAATGCAAAATCCAGAGTTTCAAGAGCTACAGTTTATAATACTTTGGAGTTGTTAGTTCAGTGCGACTTAATTTCCAAAAGAAATTTTGGTGATAACATTACCCGTTATGAAAGCAATTATAAAAAACAAACACACGACCACTTAATTTGTGTTGACTGCGGAAAGATTGTAGAATTCTCAGACCCGCGCATCAAAAAACTTCCGGAACAAATAAGTGATGATTTAGGATTTGAATTTGATAGTTATTCGTTTAATATTTTTGCCAGATGTAAGAATAGAAAGAATTGTAAAAACCAATAA